One genomic segment of Panicum virgatum strain AP13 chromosome 2N, P.virgatum_v5, whole genome shotgun sequence includes these proteins:
- the LOC120660062 gene encoding NEDD8-conjugating enzyme Ubc12-like has protein sequence MINLFKIKGQKKEEAASAAGKAPVKKQSAGELRLHKDISELNLPKTTSISFPNGKDDLMNFEIIIRPDEGYYMGGTFIFTFQVSPSYPHEPPKVKCKTKVYHPNIDLEGNVCLNILREDWKPVLNINTVIYGLNLLFTQPNDEDPLNHEAAVVLRDNPKTFEANVKRAMAGGYVGQHYFPRCA, from the exons ATGATTAATCTTTTCAAAATAAAGggtcaaaagaaagaagaggcgGCAAGTGCTGCTGGAAAGGCCCCTGTTAAGAAACAGTCTGCTGGGGAGCTACGCCTCCATAAAG ATATTAGTGAGCTCAACCTACCGAAGACTACATCGATTTCTTTTCCTAATGGCAAGGATGATCTAATGAATTTTGAGATCATCATCCGACCTGATGAAGGATATTATAT GGGAGGCACTTTCATTTTCACCTTTCAAGTGTCCCCATCTTATCCTCATGAGCCTCCAAAGGTCAAGTGCAAGACCAAG GTGTACCATCCAAATATTGATTTGGAAGGCAATGTATGTCTGAACATTCTGCGTGAAGATTGGAAACCTGTTCTTAACATCAACACTGTTATTTATGGCCTGAATCTTCTTTTCACG CAACCAAACGACGAGGATCCATTGAACCATGAAGCTGCAGTTGTCCTTCGCGACAACCCGAAGACGTTCGAGGCAAATGTTAAGAGGGCGATGGCTGGAGGCTACGTAGGCCAACACTATTTCCCAAGATGTGCTTGA